From the genome of Acidobacteriota bacterium:
CCTTGCCATAGAGGGCCTCCTGCCGGGACTTGTCGGCATTCTTGGCCTTCTTGTTGTAGGCGAAGGCGATCTTGCCATAGGCCGCATGGCTTTTCGGGTCGCAGGTAGCCGCCTTGCCGGCCCATTCGATCACCGCATCCCAGTCGGCCAGCTGCTGGTAGGCGGTGGCGATATTCATCATCGCGTTGCAGCTCTTGGGCTTCAGCTCGAGTCCCTTGCGGAACTCGGCGATGGCCTTCTTGTAGTCTTCGGCCCCCAACAGGGCGGCCCCGTTGAGCTCGTGAGCCTTGACCTTATCCTTGGCGATGGGGATCAACTTCGCCGCGTAGGCAGCCGCCTGCTTGTAGATCGCTTTCTTCCGGGCCTTGTCCTTCGTCCTGCGGGCACGCTCGACCGTGGCCCGAACCAGCAGGCTCTGGGTCGCCTCATCGGTGGCCTTGAGCTTGAGAGCCTTGGTCGCGGCGTCTTTCAGGCAGTCGTAGTCGTTGATCTGGTAGCACGCCCGCGCCAGGTTGGAGGCTACCTGGTGATGGCCCCCGGGATTGGCCTGCTTGAGGTCCTCGGCAGCCCGGCTGTAATCCTTGGTACTGACCAGAGCCAGGCCCCTGAGGCGATGCAGCAGGGTCTTTTGCCGCTCCGAAGTGGCCAGATCCTCCGCCTGATCGAGGACGTTGATCGTCTCGGTGTACTTCCGCAGCGCCATCAGTGTCTGAGCCAGATTCAGGTGATAGTTGAATTTCCCCGGATCCAGATCGGCCGCCTTGCGGAACTGGGGCTCGGCGTCCCGGTATTTCTTGAGCTTCAAATAGCAGTTGCCCAGCATGTAGTAGGCGTAGGCATACTCGGGAGCGTTGGCGATCACGCCTTCCCATTCAGCCGCTGACTCCACGTATTTGCCCTGTTTGAAGTACGCCAAACCGGCATCGTAGTCGGCCATCACGGGTGCCATGGCCAGCGCCAGCAAGGCCACCGTGGCCAGCAGAATTTTGGACGCGCCGTCAAATCTCATCGTCAAGCTCCTCCGGGCGGTCCGGCTTGACCGCTCCTGGGTCCCTGCCATTCAGTCTGCCCTCTTTCACTCCATGGCGCACGCCAGCGAGGAGTCCGCACGCGGTGGAGGCGTCGCATGGACGATATAACAACAAAAGCAAAACTAACACGAACTTCCGCGTGGATAGCGCAGCGGATGCGCCCCAGGCTCTGGACGCCCGTCACCGGATACGGCGCCCGACACGAGAGGGGGGCAGGCCGCCGGGCCCGCCCCTTGGAACCTTCCCCTGAAGACGAACCTACTCGATGGTGAAGTTGACGACGACGGTGATGAACACATCCACCGGACGGCCATTCTGCCGAGCGGGATGGTAGCGCCACTGGCTGACCGCGTTGATCGCCGCCTCGGAAAAACCGAGGTTCGCCGCCGGCTCCTTGAAGACCTGGATGTCTCCCACGGTTCCGTCCTTGCGGACCACGACCTGGAGAATCACCTTGCCCTGGATCCTCGCCCGGCGCGCCAGTTCGGGGAACTCCGGCTCGACCTTGGTTTCCGGAATCAATTCGGGATCCGTCACGCCGGCGACTCCCGGCATCAGCGGCCCGGTGGCCGGAGGCGGCTCGGGCTCGCCGATCAGAATTTCGACATCGGGATCGATCGGCGGAGGATCAGGATCCGGCTCCGGCTCGATGATCGGTTCCGGCTCCTCGGGCGTGGGATCGGGCAGCGGCACCTTTTTGACCAGCTTGCGCTCGATCTTCTTGCGCTGCTTCTGCGGCGGCGGCGGCGGCGTGTAGCGCCGGACCATCATCACCTTGCGCGTGTTCTTCGGCGCCTGAATCTGGTACTTGATCTCGGGGAAGGTGATGATGAAGAGGATCAGGTGGAGCACGACCGCAATGAGGATGAAGGGGTAGTTCTTTTTCAGCCCCGAATCCTCGAAGTGCTCCTGGAGGAAAACCTCGCTGGGCAAGGAGGGCTGCGAGGAGGCAGGCGCCGCGGCTGGTTTCTTCGACTGATCGGCCATGTCGACTCCCCTACTGCTCCTCGAACGGATTGATCCCGAACAGGGCGATGTACTGCTGAATCTCCCGGTTGGTGGGAATCGAGATGTTCGGCAGCTTGCTCAGGCCCAAGCCTCCCCGTTCCGGCGGTAGCGTGGTCTTCTGCAACTCGTCGTAGACCGTGACCATGGCCTTGTAGGGAGCCTGGCGCCGCGCGTAGAGAATGATCGGTTTTTCCGGCCAGCGCTCGAGCTTCGGACCGATGTACGGCATGATGTCCTCCCGTACCGCGGGCCTTCCATCCATCAGGAAGGAACCGTCCTCGAGCACCTTGAAGAAAATCGCCTCCTCTTTCTCCGTGGAAGGAGGCGTCTGGTCATCGGAGGGCAGCTTGAAATCCAGGCCCTTGGTCGCCGAGAAGACCGTGGTGACCATGAAGAAGATGATCAGCAGGAAGGCGATGTCCGCCATCGAGGACGAGGTGATCTCGGCGTCCATCTTGGTGGCTTTGTCGGTGAGCTTACCCATGACCTCCCCTCCTAATCCACGTCATTGACCGTGCGCTGCTCGGTCAGCAGGACGACATTCTCGACGCCGGCCTGGCGCAGAATGTCGAGCGCGGTGTCGATATCTTCGTAGGGGGTGTCGGATTCCGCCTTGATCACGAAGGGCTTGCCCGGATCCCGGGCCGCGACGGCGTTGACTTCCGCCTCGAGCAGGGTCACGTCAGCCACCGGCCGGGACATCTGCTCCCCGTCCGAGAACTTGTAACTGAACAAACCCGCCGCATCCTTCGCGACCACCACGTAGGCCGAGCCTTTCGGCACCTCGTTGCGCACCGTGGACTTGGGGAGCTTGACCCGCGTCCGATCCACGTCGAACTTGGTGGTGACCATGAAGAAGATGATCAGCAGAAAGGCGATGTCCGCCATCGAAGCGGT
Proteins encoded in this window:
- a CDS encoding tetratricopeptide repeat protein encodes the protein MRFDGASKILLATVALLALAMAPVMADYDAGLAYFKQGKYVESAAEWEGVIANAPEYAYAYYMLGNCYLKLKKYRDAEPQFRKAADLDPGKFNYHLNLAQTLMALRKYTETINVLDQAEDLATSERQKTLLHRLRGLALVSTKDYSRAAEDLKQANPGGHHQVASNLARACYQINDYDCLKDAATKALKLKATDEATQSLLVRATVERARRTKDKARKKAIYKQAAAYAAKLIPIAKDKVKAHELNGAALLGAEDYKKAIAEFRKGLELKPKSCNAMMNIATAYQQLADWDAVIEWAGKAATCDPKSHAAYGKIAFAYNKKAKNADKSRQEALYGKAIAAADKALAIKAGDKWARQQKQIARKGIEAKRQNDAVDADAQRVAAEKAAAERAAEEERKRLERWKALQGEKKKSGGGS
- a CDS encoding energy transducer TonB, whose product is MADQSKKPAAAPASSQPSLPSEVFLQEHFEDSGLKKNYPFILIAVVLHLILFIITFPEIKYQIQAPKNTRKVMMVRRYTPPPPPQKQRKKIERKLVKKVPLPDPTPEEPEPIIEPEPDPDPPPIDPDVEILIGEPEPPPATGPLMPGVAGVTDPELIPETKVEPEFPELARRARIQGKVILQVVVRKDGTVGDIQVFKEPAANLGFSEAAINAVSQWRYHPARQNGRPVDVFITVVVNFTIE
- a CDS encoding biopolymer transporter ExbD; the protein is MGKLTDKATKMDAEITSSSMADIAFLLIIFFMVTTVFSATKGLDFKLPSDDQTPPSTEKEEAIFFKVLEDGSFLMDGRPAVREDIMPYIGPKLERWPEKPIILYARRQAPYKAMVTVYDELQKTTLPPERGGLGLSKLPNISIPTNREIQQYIALFGINPFEEQ
- a CDS encoding biopolymer transporter ExbD; this encodes MAFIKRSKAIPANIPTASMADIAFLLIIFFMVTTKFDVDRTRVKLPKSTVRNEVPKGSAYVVVAKDAAGLFSYKFSDGEQMSRPVADVTLLEAEVNAVAARDPGKPFVIKAESDTPYEDIDTALDILRQAGVENVVLLTEQRTVNDVD